CCAGCTCATCACCACCAAACACTGGGGCACCCACTTTGTCAACTCCACTCCGCCCATGTACGGCCTAGCCCAATGTTTCCAAGACCTTTCCCACACTGACTGCCTCCTTTGCTATGCTGCAAGCCGCACCAATCTTCCTCGCTGCCTTCCCTCCATCTCAGCTAGCATTCACCTCGATGGCTGCTTCCTGCGCTACGATAACTACAGCTTCTACCATGAAGCTACCAACCCTTTAATCGACAATGTGAACTGTAGCTCAAAAAATGGTATGGTGGTGGATCGAGTCGCCAGGTTTGAGTTTGTTAAGACTGTTGGGTTTGTGATTGGGAACGTTACGAGGGCTGCCGTGGCAAACAAAGGGTTTGGCTTGGCGGAAGTGGATGGAGTGTTTGCGTTAGCGCAGTGTTGGAAGAGTGTTGGGAGCGAGGGATGCAGGGAGTGCCTGGAGAAGGCGGGGAAGGCGGTGAGGAGATGCGCGCCTAGGAGGGAAGGGAGAGGGCTGAATGCTGGGTGTTATTTGAGGTATTCGACTGAGAAGTTTTACCATGATAAGGGAGAAGCAGAGAATGGTGCTCACGGTAATTTCCTTTTCGTtctttttggaagttgtgaTTTATTTGAGTTTGTGGAGTGAATCGGAATAAAATTGTGAATAAAGATTGAGTTTTCGTTTGTGTTGCGCGAGAGTATATCTAGACAGCCGTAATAGCTACGGGTAATCTGAGTTCCAGTTCTTCTGGGTAATCCGGGGTATTTGGTTACGTCCCCTCCCCAATTTGTAGTGCTTCTCACTTTAACCTTTCTGGGAACtgataagggaaaagaaagtGAAGACCGAAGTTTTTGAATGTGATTATCTAAACAACCCAGCGTGGAAAGTGCTTGATTAGTCTCACTTGAGTAGAGATTTTAATTTCTCGGGTCTCAAATGGTTACGCCGAGAAGGGTTTCAGAACGAAAGGTTTCTattctttgccaccattttCTGGGCAGCCAAATTGAAAGTTGGGGTTTCGTTTCTTGACCGTCTACTCCTTACTCCGGCAGTTTCAttgccttcttttttttctttcaaacttccTCAATTTATGTCATTTTCTCCGATGTATGGTGATATTTGATATTCTCTGAAAAGTTGATAATGTTGTTGACTAATTGCTCCCTCTCTGTGTTTGATGTTATCCAGCTTCTTCTCGAACAGGAGTCATCGTAGCCATTGTTTTATCGGCAGCAGCCTTCATAATGCTTTTTCTGTTTGTCACATATGCATGCTATGCAAGATTATTACGGATCAATGAAGGTGAGATGTTGTCATGATTGAAACAAGAATCATGGTGGTTTCTCATGCATTACAATAGCTTCTATAGGGACTTATAATGCACTAGTTTTCTAAATCGTTACTCTTTTCTTGTGTTCAGAGCGCAGCAATCTGGGAAAATTTTCGACTAGTATTAACAAGTctgatttgaatttcaaatatgaAACTCTTGAGAAGGCAACAGACTACTTTAATCCCTCGAAGAAAATAGGCCAAGGAGGAGCTGGTTCTGTATACAAGGGGACTCTTCCAAATGGGAAAACCGTTGCTGTTAAGAGATTGATATTCAATACCAGGCAATGGGTGGATGAATTTTTCAATGAAGTAAACTTAATCACTGGAATTCATCACAAGAATCTTGTGAAACTTTTGGGTTGCAGCATTGAAGGCCCTGAGAGCCTCCTGGTTTATGAGTATGTGCCAAACAGGGGTCTCGATCAGTTCATTTTTGGTAATTTTCCCCTCTTTATAGTCCTGAAATTGGCATTCCATACTGTTAAATTGGTATTACCCTGACCTGGGGGGAAAACAATATTTGGACATGAATATGCTTGTTACACTGCTGGATTTAAGTCATTGCTGAATTTGTAACATATATTTTGCAATTGAAAACATAGAAGAAGCTAAGAaatgggggtgggggggggggggagtagGACTGCAATTTCACAGTGGTGATCATCTCTACGACTCTACCTCCTTTGCAGATAAGAATAAAGCCCAGATTCTAAATTGGAAGCAGCGGTTTGACATCGTTGTTGGAACAGCTGAAGGGCTTGCATATCTTCATGGAGGTACTAAAGTAAGGATAGTTCACAGGGATATAAAAAGCAGCAATGTTCTACTGGATGAAAATCTCACTCCAAAGATTGCCGACTTTGGCCTTGCTCGATGTTTTGCCCCTGATCAAACTCATCTTAGTACTGGCATTGCTGGGACACTGTAAGTAAAAGGTTATTTAAGTTTGGTGTTTCAATTCCTTCGTCTACGATTTGTAATTTATAATTTCAGATTTATTTATTGAACATAATATGCTAGTgtattattatcatcatcatcatcatcagtaTGTCTCTCATACGTTTTTCTTTACACCATGGAGGCATGCATTCCCTGATTCAAGTCTTTTCCATTGCAGTTGAGGTCAATTCTTGTacacatacattcatacatacatacatacatatatatatatatatatagagagagagagagagagagagagagagagagagagagagagaagggggggaaGAAATACAGCATTGTTTCAACCTGTTACAGCTGTTCTTGTCAATGGTTTCCCACCTTACGGTCCCTGAACAACATTCCTTGCCTCAATTGTCTTCTCCTTTCTAAACTTGCTTATCTTTTGGTGGAACAGAGGTTACATGGCTCCTGAGTATCTTGTTCGAGGACAACTCACAGAGAAAGCAGATGTTTTTAGTTTTGGAGTGCTGGTCCTGGAGATTGTAAGCGGTAGGAGGAACAATGCCTTCATTGAGGACTCTGGTTCTCTTCTACAAACAGTAAGACTTGCACCCGTGTCAATGTTATATGTCCATTCTCCATATAGGgcgaaagaagatgagatcCATTCTATCTCTTAAGCTGTTTGCTTGTGTTGGTATATTCCATTTTTATCTCAGGTATGGAAACTCTACAGAGCAAATAAATTGGCTGAAGCTGTTGACCCTCGCCTGAGAGAGGAATTTCCTGTAAAAGAGGCATCAGAGGTGCTTCAAATTGGCCTTTTGTGCGCACAAGCTTCAGTTGCTTTGAGACCATCAATGGACGAGGTAATTCAGCTACTAACTAATAGACAATGTGAGATTCCTATACCAAACCAACCTCCTTTCCTGAGTGCCAATGTGCTAGAGTCAACCAGCTCCATGAAGTCCTATAACATGAACAGCTTAGAGTCATATGCGGCAACAAAGATCGAGGCATCCTACACTTCAGAGTCCTCTAGTATCGACAGTTCAGATGGGCTATCGAAGTCCTGCAGAAGTAAATCCGAGCGAAATTTCTAATGAAAACACTAATGTAAGCATAGCAATGTGAAATTATCAAACTCAGATCTGTAAGTTTGAAGTCTTGCTTGATTCTATACGGCAAAGCACCCTCTAAGCAACAAGGCTATGATCGATCACCTGGCGCTTACATTGAACCTCGAGGGGCTTTATGAGCAAACTCAAGAGTAGGAGATGCTACAGATGGCATAGTTATTTGCTAATTTGGAACTTCAATGGTAAATCTACGCCAAGAGCCAAGCAAATTCAGgccatttattttttgtggttGTTTTTGTATTCAGGGTGTGGACGAAGTTCAGGGAGTTTGCTAACATATTTTTGCTCTCTGGCCTTCTTCCAACACTTAAATGCTTGCTTCACAAGCATCAAAAGTTGAATAAGCAGGGTAGTTTCTGGTACCCCACTTGCTCAATGCATACACAAGTTGACATGTCGGTATGTTTCAAATACATAAACCTAAATATGTTGATTTCGTTTGTCTTGTTTTGGTCATTTTATTCATTGGGGTGAAATATATCACTCTCTACTTTCCGAATCTAAAACGTatttaatgttcatgttaagagCCCATCCAGAATTAAATAGTGCAGCATACGGTAGGTAGGTGGGGACAAACGATTCATGGAACCGGGCAGGGACATGCCAGTATCAGTTAGCAATGCGATTCATTCATGTGGACATGAGAAGTAAAGATGATGTTGCCGCAAATGTTGTCCCTGTCGTTCATGTTATCGGGTCCATCTGTTAGTGGACGTGGCTGAAACTTACTTTACTCGGGCCCTAGCATTTAGATGATATTGAACTGCAAGAAGACGTGGAAAACGAAGAAAGCAAATGACTCCAACCTCACATCAACGAGTTATAACAAACAGATAAGCAGCATATGCATAGCTTCTTCTAATGATAGGGGGGAGGAGGGGTCGAGAAAAGTACATAATGGAGAATTAAGAGAGACCCACCCTTTCGTCCTTTACGATCCGAAACAAACTGAAATCCACCCATTCCATGCCTCTTGTTGCTCTTTTACACGTCATGACTCATGACGCCCTTCCTTCGCTTCATTTTATGTAAAACTTGAGTGACTCCAGGAATATTATGAAAGCTGGAGAAATAAATCGGTTCTCAGTCAAACTATGTAATGGACAATTCAGCTTCCACCTCAATGCTGATTTCTTCCTTGATCTTCATCGGATATTCCTGCGTTTTCCAAAGGTAGCCTGCCTTGAGGCCACCGGCTTTTCCCGTAGAAGATCTCTTCAATCAGACGGGGACCACGAGGTGCTTCGTGAAGTCAGAGCAAAGCAAGATTAATTTTCCCGATTCCTTttgttaattttccttttgttaatctgtgtaccaatactgatttattcatacttaaaatttaaattaacactgttttcaataaaatttattttttaactaattacatcacattggtgcacagattagtgcacaattatacttgcaactatatttttctatgtAAAAATTATTCTATGGTAACAATTGAAGTTATATGGGGGTGGCTAAGCATCtaagaccttttttttttttttttgaattcctTATAAGTTTTCCTTTCATAATTCATTGTTTTTACTTCTTTAATtggatttttaaataaataatgaaaaatattatatatacttacaattttatttacataattatacGTGTTTATGTTTCAGTTtcagaaaattgtaaaaattttaaaatttaaaatctaaattgaaacaaaatacTGATAAAACGAGACTACtttccaatatatataatattgtgcaTGCGTGCAGTCCTACTCAAATAATTATTCGGCTATGTTTTTTTCGAAGACTTCCCATCTAAATGTGTTTGGTATATGTACCATCTGAAATTTTCTCCTTAATTCGCGTAGGAATAGACTCAAGCAAGCGATAGTGACCAAATCCAAATTCTTTATTCTACTAGTACTACTACCTAGAGTGAGTTTGCTATAACATGGCTAGGTCCCCATACACTTGAGGTTTTGGGCCTATTATTCTTCTTCCCCCGTCATCTTGCACTGCCTTAATAATGAGGAAAGAATTGGGTCTACCAAACCTTGATATGTACGGTAAGAATCTGAATTTTGACTATTTCCATTATGCTCTTTTACAACATGGCTGATGATGATACGTGTTGTAAAAGAGCGTAGTTGCAGTAAATGTCTCGAGCCTAGAGGGGTGGCGTCGGTTCGAACAAGATTTCTGATTCACAAAATTTGACACCAGATCATATTTCAAATGTTGATCATTGACTAGATGAATTATCGGATGAGGTTCTGGAAAATATACGCACCTTGTCTAGTTAGAAACTGATGTGATTGAATCAAATTTAAAGGACTCTGATCGCACAATCCTTTAATACCCTGGCGAAAGAAGTATCAGAGGAGAAATGAAAAGACACTCTTAAACCCAAGATATGAATCTGCTTCTCTGGTTTCGCTAGCTGTTTCCGACGAGCAGAACTGCCTTCTGGGTTCACTTCGAGAACACTGCTGTCTTTTAGACTCTCTTGGAGAGTGTTGCTGCTTCCTGCTACTTTTCGTGGAGCTCACTGGGTCTGCTATCTGCTCATTGTTCTTCAACATAGAAATATCAAAAGATAGCATTTTAATAGATGATAGATCACCATTGGTGCCTGAAGCTCTGGGAGGAATATTCAGTAACCCAAATGTGCCAGATGAGCTTCCAGGAAATAAATTGTGTTTGACTTTTGTGCTTTCCTTGGAACATGCATCTTTTTCCACCTCACTGGGTTCAAAATCTGAAATGACTATTGTATCTTTCAAGACTTTATCTGAATTCGTATCCTTCAATGTTTCAGAAGCAGAACTACCGAACTCATCTCGACCCTCGGAGTGTTCCTGCGTCCAGAGTGACGGTTCAGAAATTATGGTCTTCGATTTATTGATCACTGGAAAATTCTTAGATTTTTTCGATATGTGATCAAATATCGACTCCTCAGTTAAAGTCTTGAATGCCCCTTGTTCAGGTTCTGGAGGAAGCCAATCTTCGATCGCGGCACCCAAGCTTCTGGCAGTAACTTGGGGCTTTGGAGTTATACATTTGTTAGTATTAATTCCATTATGTTCTACCTCTCTGGATTCTGAAGACGGATTAGCCCCGCCCTGTCGTGGAATCTTGTTTCTGCCTGTCTCCTCCAGAACTTCTACTTCTCTGTGGAGTTCAAGCAGCTGCCCGAGCGTGCGTTTTCTTGTGAGAGGCAGGGCCTCTGATGATGGAGAACGGGCATTACTTGATGCAGCCAAGACAGGAAACTTTTTGGCCTTTTCGCGAATGTGGTCAAATACTGTTTGTTCAGTGATGATTTTGCATTCGTCTTCTTGAAGTTCAACATCAGTCTCACCtgcagtgatatgattggtagACGTGGTAACTGAAAGGGAAGAAAGATGGTACACCTTAACAAACGCCtaggatttttcttttcctttttgtggtATACCTTCTCCCATCTCTTCATCTATGAGGTTGAAACTGGGCCTAGAACAAAAAACGCCAGTGTATCTTTCAAAAACCATATCTGCATGACCCGGCAGTGAGATCCAAAAAACAGTCGACAGGATACTTACATGGAATCATTTTCCCTTTTAGAGTTGGCGGAATTACGAAGCTCTTTGGCTGAAACTCCAGATGTAGTTTCATCGTCATCTATGACACACACATCCTCCATTGGAAGAAAAGTGGAAGTCTGcttatttctctgtttgtgaTTCAGGCTTATATTGTTCTCTTTCATCAATAGAAGTTTTTGGCGGAGATCAATGCCAACTGCATGAATATTGTACAAAATGAATATAGACACAGTTGTGAAAAAATGTTGCACATATCATCGCAGGGGCCTTACTGTATTCTTCAAAAATAAGATCAGCCTTAATTGTCAGCTTTCCCTGGGGGTTTGACAGGAGAATTGTCGCACTATATGGGCTGCAATTAAATATCAGCTACCCCAGACTCAGAAAATGGCAGTGCATAACATGGGTATTTGACTAAACATTCTCCCTGACACTAATGGGAAAGGTAATTCTTCCATTGAACTATAACTCAGGCTACAATGAGCACcctcaaacaataaaaattataaaatgaccATTCGCCTTCAAACCATCAAAAGGTTGCAATGTGCAAAGATCTAATCGTCAAGTATGTGTCATGTCACCTATTTCTCGTTTATCTTAACGACTGGAATTGGACAAGATGTTACCGTTAGTTTTGAACTTTTGACAATTTAAAGATGTGCAATATATTCCGATATTTGGGGTGCATAGTGCAAAATGTAGTAGTTGGAGGGAGAAAGGTATATTCCACTTTTAATGGCTTTATCCTTCTTCATGTTTAAGCAACAGTATCGAGACTTCGTAAGTTTAAATAGTAATAGCTGCTGTTAACATGCAGTTTTACCAGTTTAAAACGTTCAATATCCtgatgaaaatgaaaagaaatctaATGTCAATAATTGCTTTCCTAGGTCTCCATATCTCAAACCTTGGgcccatataaaatatttcatataatataataatttcacgTAGAACTGATACCTTATAGGAATGCCTCAACATGTTACTGAGTTATTAAACAAATGAGTGAACCACAAGTTTACGTTTCCATACCTGGGGAACTCATCCACTCTGTTGCAATAataaagataaagagttaacaATAGGTGGATGGCTGAGGAACAAGGGGTAGAATACAGAGCTAACCATAATACCAAGAGGCCACTATGTAGGACTGCCAAATCTGTATAGGaaatcaaaaagttttccagTCAAAGGAAAAAATGGCTGTATGTGTGACGTCAGAATTTGCTTTAGTAGACACCCCTTGGTACTATGCTTGCACTACCATCCAAATTTTTCTAGTGATTGAATGTAGAGAACAAAAAAGAGACTACCACCTTATTTTCTCATGAAAGAGAATTAAGTTGTCCTCTTCTGAACCTATAATCTGCAGAAATGAGTCCATAAATAGCACATTTGTGTTGCATTACAACCAACATTTGTGAATATCATGCCTTATAAGATTCCAGATATCATACCATGTCAGCATAATGCCGTTTTGTTGACTGCACTGATTGTAATGGCCTAGTCAATGTTACTACCAGCTTGGACTTTCCCTGTCTGGGGCACTCGATATCTTCGATCTTCATATCGACTTTTGGAGGTAGTGAAAGTAAAGAATCCTTAATATGGTTCCCAAATGGGAATTTTCGACCAGTGACTATCTCTATCTTTCTTGGATCAGCTGTAGCTAGTGTCTCAAATGATTTAATTCCCATTGAATGTAGAGCCTGAAAATAGCATTAGGAGGAAGTGCAGAAAGAAGATATTTTACTAGCCCAGATTTTGAAAGCAATATGCAACCAGATATAATAAAAGAAGTTATAGAGAAAACCTTCGCAGTCACCATTCCAATGCCTGGCAATTGTTTCAGCAAGTATGGACTATCATCCCAAAGTTTTTGATTAAATGATTTTGCTGAAACTGTTGAATTCAAGGCTCCTCTATAATTCTTCTTGTGAAAGAAATACTCTTTCATGCATTTAGCAATTCTACACCCATTTGAACATATAGAATTTGTATCCTATGGCAGAGAGACCAGATCTGTAATCTCATATATAAAGTATCTAGAAAATCTGAATACAACATTATTTATGAGGAAATGAAACCTGGGTCAAGGATAAATCATGGACTGAAGGATCGCCAGTCAAGCAATCATTTgccaaaacaaatattttttcttctctagtTTGAATACGCTTTTTCCGTTTTCCTTTATCGCCAAGTATGTGAAAGCGAAGCCTGCCATCTTTATCAGTGTTGATGTCATTTAGAAGTTTCTTCTCATTGCGTCTGAGCTGTATCCCTTCACATTCCAGCAAATAAAATATCACTAATTCAATGGATTTCTCATGTACCAAAGGATAGATGATCATTTACGTGATATATACGTACAGGCAATCTCCTCAGCACGGCATATGATATGAAGTACATCTTCTAAACTGCAGTTCACAGGGGCCTGCATAATGTGCTTcattgtttcaaatttcaaatagtACTTTGTCATCAGCTTTCCAGGCTCTAAAGACAAAATAAGAAAAGGTTACAAACTGCAGTTAGTAGGGGTCTGCATATTGTGTTTTAAactttcattcataaaaattacaaaatattgtttatGGTATATGATACTGATAC
This is a stretch of genomic DNA from Carya illinoinensis cultivar Pawnee chromosome 3, C.illinoinensisPawnee_v1, whole genome shotgun sequence. It encodes these proteins:
- the LOC122302614 gene encoding DExH-box ATP-dependent RNA helicase DExH17 isoform X2, with the protein product MDSYTLKSVLDLPTHFRSAFNFRYFNSLQSECFPVCFHSNANMVISAPTGSGKTVIFELCILRLLSKFISKEGRFVHLKGTLKTVYIAPSKALVQEKLRDWNEKFGPWGVTCLELTGDNEFYNARNIHEADIILTTPEKFDAVTRYRIKDGGLSFFGDIALLLIDEVHLLNDPRGATLEAIVSRIKMLACKPEMRSSPLADVRFLAVSATIPNIEDLAEWLQVPAQGIKRFGEEMRPVKLTTKVFGYTPAKNDFLFERRLQNYVFDILMQYSRGHSALVFCSTRKGAQEAAQRLSQTAMTFGHSNPFIKSKEQQERLREASLSCSDKQMQSYIIYGVGYHNGGLCLKDRSLIESLFLKGDIQVICTTNTLAHGINLPAHTVVIKSTQHFNKEKGLYMEYDRSTVLQMCGRAGRPPFDDTGMVIIMTRRETVHLYENLLNGCEMVESQLLPCVTEHLTAEIVQLTVSDITRAIEWMKCSYLYVRMKKNPKNYLLKQGTSSEQKERHMQEICVQKVNELSQHQMIWTDEDGFLLKPLEPGKLMTKYYLKFETMKHIMQAPVNCSLEDVLHIICRAEEIAWIQLRRNEKKLLNDINTDKDGRLRFHILGDKGKRKKRIQTREEKIFVLANDCLTGDPSVHDLSLTQDTNSICSNGCRIAKCMKEYFFHKKNYRGALNSTVSAKSFNQKLWDDSPYLLKQLPGIGMVTAKALHSMGIKSFETLATADPRKIEIVTGRKFPFGNHIKDSLLSLPPKVDMKIEDIECPRQGKSKLVVTLTRPLQSVQSTKRHYADMIIGSEEDNLILFHEKISPYSATILLSNPQGKLTIKADLIFEEYIGIDLRQKLLLMKENNISLNHKQRNKQTSTFLPMEDVCVIDDDETTSGVSAKELRNSANSKRENDSMPSFNLIDEEMGEGETDVELQEDECKIITEQTVFDHIREKAKKFPVLAASSNARSPSSEALPLTRKRTLGQLLELHREVEVLEETGRNKIPRQGGANPSSESREVEHNGINTNKCITPKPQVTARSLGAAIEDWLPPEPEQGAFKTLTEESIFDHISKKSKNFPVINKSKTIISEPSLWTQEHSEGRDEFGSSASETLKDTNSDKVLKDTIVISDFEPSEVEKDACSKESTKVKHNLFPGSSSGTFGLLNIPPRASGTNGDLSSIKMLSFDISMLKNNEQIADPVSSTKSSRKQQHSPRESKRQQCSRSEPRRQFCSSETASETREADSYLGFKSVFSFLL
- the LOC122302614 gene encoding DExH-box ATP-dependent RNA helicase DExH17 isoform X1 → MDSYTLKSVLDLPTHFRSAFNFRYFNSLQSECFPVCFHSNANMVISAPTGSGKTVIFELCILRLLSKFISKEGRFVHLKGTLKTVYIAPSKALVQEKLRDWNEKFGPWGVTCLELTGDNEFYNARNIHEADIILTTPEKFDAVTRYRIKDGGLSFFGDIALLLIDEVHLLNDPRGATLEAIVSRIKMLACKPEMRSSPLADVRFLAVSATIPNIEDLAEWLQVPAQGIKRFGEEMRPVKLTTKVFGYTPAKNDFLFERRLQNYVFDILMQYSRGHSALVFCSTRKGAQEAAQRLSQTAMTFGHSNPFIKSKEQQERLREASLSCSDKQMQSYIIYGVGYHNGGLCLKDRSLIESLFLKGDIQVICTTNTLAHGINLPAHTVVIKSTQHFNKEKGLYMEYDRSTVLQMCGRAGRPPFDDTGMVIIMTRRETVHLYENLLNGCEMVESQLLPCVTEHLTAEIVQLTVSDITRAIEWMKCSYLYVRMKKNPKNYLLKQGTSSEQKERHMQEICVQKVNELSQHQMIWTDEDGFLLKPLEPGKLMTKYYLKFETMKHIMQAPVNCSLEDVLHIICRAEEIAWIQLRRNEKKLLNDINTDKDGRLRFHILGDKGKRKKRIQTREEKIFVLANDCLTGDPSVHDLSLTQDTNSICSNGCRIAKCMKEYFFHKKNYRGALNSTVSAKSFNQKLWDDSPYLLKQLPGIGMVTAKALHSMGIKSFETLATADPRKIEIVTGRKFPFGNHIKDSLLSLPPKVDMKIEDIECPRQGKSKLVVTLTRPLQSVQSTKRHYADMIIGSEEDNLILFHEKIRVDEFPSPYSATILLSNPQGKLTIKADLIFEEYIGIDLRQKLLLMKENNISLNHKQRNKQTSTFLPMEDVCVIDDDETTSGVSAKELRNSANSKRENDSMPSFNLIDEEMGEGETDVELQEDECKIITEQTVFDHIREKAKKFPVLAASSNARSPSSEALPLTRKRTLGQLLELHREVEVLEETGRNKIPRQGGANPSSESREVEHNGINTNKCITPKPQVTARSLGAAIEDWLPPEPEQGAFKTLTEESIFDHISKKSKNFPVINKSKTIISEPSLWTQEHSEGRDEFGSSASETLKDTNSDKVLKDTIVISDFEPSEVEKDACSKESTKVKHNLFPGSSSGTFGLLNIPPRASGTNGDLSSIKMLSFDISMLKNNEQIADPVSSTKSSRKQQHSPRESKRQQCSRSEPRRQFCSSETASETREADSYLGFKSVFSFLL
- the LOC122302615 gene encoding cysteine-rich receptor-like protein kinase 42, producing the protein MINTMNSVHFLLPSCKNLTWVFFFTFFLLFSFSLSDPRISQSGLYCGFKPPPSAHFIPTFVKEMESLSQLITTKHWGTHFVNSTPPMYGLAQCFQDLSHTDCLLCYAASRTNLPRCLPSISASIHLDGCFLRYDNYSFYHEATNPLIDNVNCSSKNGMVVDRVARFEFVKTVGFVIGNVTRAAVANKGFGLAEVDGVFALAQCWKSVGSEGCRECLEKAGKAVRRCAPRREGRGLNAGCYLRYSTEKFYHDKGEAENGAHASSRTGVIVAIVLSAAAFIMLFLFVTYACYARLLRINEERSNLGKFSTSINKSDLNFKYETLEKATDYFNPSKKIGQGGAGSVYKGTLPNGKTVAVKRLIFNTRQWVDEFFNEVNLITGIHHKNLVKLLGCSIEGPESLLVYEYVPNRGLDQFIFDKNKAQILNWKQRFDIVVGTAEGLAYLHGGTKVRIVHRDIKSSNVLLDENLTPKIADFGLARCFAPDQTHLSTGIAGTLGYMAPEYLVRGQLTEKADVFSFGVLVLEIVSGRRNNAFIEDSGSLLQTVWKLYRANKLAEAVDPRLREEFPVKEASEVLQIGLLCAQASVALRPSMDEVIQLLTNRQCEIPIPNQPPFLSANVLESTSSMKSYNMNSLESYAATKIEASYTSESSSIDSSDGLSKSCRSKSERNF